From Alienimonas californiensis, a single genomic window includes:
- the ppk1 gene encoding polyphosphate kinase 1, translating into MSPEHFLNRELSWLEFNQRVLDEAADPLVPPLERLKFLAITGTNLDEFFMVRVGGLQMLAEEGREDADGWDGQGDDDEAGALYDEDLAGSVPGAPPGTDPAGMTPEQQLAAIAERCSRMSADQYALLAELDELLAGHGFVRPNPAKLTSHQATALDHAFREALFGVLTPTSVTGPEDFPLVETGAVCVLVRLAPAAAEEEADHPVIKAAANALSEGGPRFAVIPCGRAVPRWLTLPTDVTPADAKPASAPAPGSHEGGRAFAYLPVEEAVAHLAGRFFEGQTVEETVAFRVTRNADLAIREDQAGDLLRQMRRVLEKRRRTGCVRLELAAGASEAATAFLTHCLDVAGQDVYTAPGPVGLGALMKVTGAAGFDDLRIDDWPPQPPPRLEGEEPSFDALAANDVLLYHPYDSYEPVVRLAEEAAEDPDVLAIKQTLYRTSADSRIVAALKTAAREGKSVTAVVELKARFDEARNIEWARDLERAGVQVIYGVRGLKTHAKLLLVIRREPDGVRRYAHFGTGNYNESTARIYSDASLMTADEDLTADAVNFFNAVTGYSQPQAFRRIEAAPIGMRERLAELIGAEADRARQGVPAGIDAKMNSLVDPALIDALYDASAAGVKIRLNVRGICCLRPGVEGVSENIQVVSVVDRFLEHARVMRFVHGGDELMYLSSADWMPRNLDRRIELLVPITAEPLKRRMRETMALYFRDNVKARELHADGVWRKVNRRGRKIRSQRVLYEEAVSRAERLRPTVFEPHRAPGKQDE; encoded by the coding sequence GTGTCGCCGGAACACTTTCTCAATCGCGAGCTGTCCTGGCTGGAGTTCAACCAGCGGGTGCTCGACGAGGCGGCCGATCCGCTGGTCCCGCCGCTGGAACGGCTGAAGTTCCTCGCCATCACCGGGACGAACCTAGACGAGTTCTTCATGGTCCGCGTCGGCGGCCTGCAGATGCTCGCCGAGGAGGGCCGCGAAGACGCCGACGGCTGGGACGGACAGGGGGACGACGACGAGGCGGGGGCGCTGTACGACGAGGACCTCGCCGGATCGGTCCCCGGCGCCCCGCCGGGGACCGATCCGGCGGGGATGACGCCCGAGCAGCAACTCGCCGCGATAGCCGAGCGCTGCTCCCGGATGAGCGCCGACCAGTACGCCCTGCTGGCCGAGCTGGACGAACTGCTCGCCGGCCACGGGTTCGTGCGGCCGAACCCGGCGAAGCTGACCTCGCACCAGGCCACGGCGCTGGATCACGCCTTCCGCGAGGCCCTGTTCGGGGTGCTCACGCCCACCAGCGTGACCGGCCCGGAGGACTTTCCGCTGGTGGAGACCGGGGCGGTCTGCGTGCTGGTGCGGCTCGCCCCCGCCGCCGCCGAAGAGGAGGCGGACCATCCGGTGATCAAAGCCGCCGCGAACGCCCTCAGCGAAGGCGGCCCGCGGTTCGCGGTGATCCCCTGCGGCCGGGCCGTGCCCCGCTGGCTGACCCTGCCGACCGACGTCACGCCCGCGGACGCCAAACCCGCGTCCGCCCCCGCCCCGGGGAGCCACGAGGGCGGCCGGGCCTTCGCCTACCTGCCGGTCGAGGAGGCCGTCGCCCACCTCGCCGGGCGGTTCTTCGAGGGGCAGACCGTCGAGGAAACGGTCGCCTTCCGCGTGACCCGCAACGCGGACCTGGCCATCCGGGAGGACCAGGCGGGGGACCTGCTCCGTCAGATGCGGCGGGTGCTGGAAAAGCGCCGCCGCACCGGCTGCGTGCGGCTGGAACTGGCCGCGGGGGCCTCCGAGGCGGCGACGGCGTTCCTGACCCACTGTTTGGACGTCGCCGGGCAGGACGTTTATACGGCGCCGGGGCCGGTGGGCCTGGGGGCGTTGATGAAGGTCACGGGGGCGGCGGGCTTCGACGACCTGCGGATCGACGACTGGCCCCCGCAGCCCCCGCCGCGGCTGGAGGGCGAGGAGCCGTCGTTCGACGCGCTGGCGGCGAACGACGTGCTTCTCTATCACCCCTACGACAGCTACGAGCCGGTCGTGCGGCTGGCCGAGGAGGCCGCCGAGGACCCGGACGTGCTGGCCATCAAGCAGACCTTATATCGCACCAGCGCCGACAGCCGGATCGTCGCCGCCCTCAAAACCGCCGCCCGGGAGGGGAAAAGCGTCACCGCGGTGGTCGAACTGAAAGCCCGGTTCGACGAGGCCCGTAACATCGAGTGGGCCCGCGACCTGGAGCGGGCCGGCGTGCAGGTGATCTACGGCGTGCGGGGGCTCAAAACGCACGCCAAGCTGCTGCTGGTGATCCGCCGCGAACCGGACGGCGTGCGTCGGTACGCCCACTTCGGCACCGGCAACTATAACGAGTCGACGGCCCGGATTTATTCCGACGCCAGCCTGATGACCGCCGACGAGGACCTCACGGCGGACGCCGTCAACTTCTTTAACGCCGTCACCGGCTACAGCCAGCCGCAGGCGTTCCGGCGGATCGAGGCGGCGCCGATCGGCATGCGGGAGCGCCTGGCCGAATTGATCGGCGCCGAGGCCGACCGCGCCCGACAGGGCGTGCCCGCGGGGATCGACGCGAAGATGAACTCGCTGGTGGACCCGGCGCTGATCGACGCCCTCTACGACGCCAGCGCCGCCGGCGTGAAGATCCGCCTGAACGTGCGGGGCATCTGCTGCCTGCGGCCGGGGGTGGAGGGCGTCAGCGAGAACATTCAGGTCGTCTCCGTGGTGGACCGCTTCCTGGAGCACGCCCGCGTGATGCGGTTCGTCCACGGCGGGGATGAATTGATGTACCTCTCCAGCGCCGACTGGATGCCCCGCAACCTGGACCGGCGGATCGAACTGCTGGTGCCGATCACCGCCGAGCCCCTCAAACGGCGGATGCGGGAGACGATGGCCCTGTACTTCCGGGACAACGTCAAAGCCCGCGAACTGCACGCCGACGGCGTGTGGCGAAAGGTGAACCGACGCGGCCGCAAGATTCGCAGCCAGCGGGTGCTGTATGAGGAGGCCGTCTCCCGGGCCGAACGGCTCCGCCCCACGGTGTTCGAACCGCACCGGGCCCCCGGCAAACAGGACGAGTAG
- a CDS encoding SDR family oxidoreductase — MADPDPFRPLAGRRALVTGASSGIGRAIAEILAGAGAAVVVSARRAERLETVVSGIEAAGGIAHAAPADAADNAAVDALWTTATAALGGLPDLVVANAGRGLQGGVLSSDEAAWEEMTRLNVLGAMHLMRVAAEALRAVHDGPSDDVPRDLFVIGSVVGTNVSPFSGVYGATKFAVEAAAEALRREVGKSGVRVTTIKPGIVASEFQEVAGYDHENFGQVIEKFGAMLDPEDVARCIRFVASQPANVHVNTLTVRPVGQDYP, encoded by the coding sequence ATGGCCGATCCCGATCCGTTCCGTCCGCTGGCCGGACGTCGCGCCCTGGTGACGGGGGCCTCGTCGGGCATCGGGCGGGCGATCGCGGAGATTCTGGCCGGCGCGGGGGCCGCGGTGGTCGTCAGCGCCCGGCGGGCGGAGCGGTTGGAGACGGTCGTCTCGGGGATCGAAGCGGCCGGCGGGATCGCCCACGCGGCGCCGGCGGACGCCGCGGACAACGCGGCCGTCGACGCGCTCTGGACCACGGCGACCGCGGCGCTGGGCGGGCTGCCGGATCTGGTCGTCGCCAACGCCGGGCGGGGGTTGCAGGGCGGCGTGCTGAGTTCCGACGAAGCCGCCTGGGAGGAGATGACGCGCCTCAACGTGCTGGGGGCGATGCACCTGATGCGGGTCGCCGCCGAAGCCCTGCGGGCCGTGCACGACGGGCCGAGCGACGACGTCCCGCGGGACCTGTTCGTGATCGGGTCGGTGGTGGGGACGAACGTGTCGCCGTTCTCCGGCGTGTACGGGGCGACGAAGTTCGCCGTCGAGGCCGCCGCCGAGGCCCTGCGGCGGGAGGTCGGCAAAAGCGGCGTGCGGGTCACCACGATCAAGCCGGGCATCGTGGCCAGCGAGTTTCAGGAGGTCGCCGGCTACGACCACGAGAACTTCGGTCAGGTGATCGAGAAGTTCGGGGCGATGCTGGACCCGGAGGACGTGGCCCGCTGCATCCGGTTCGTCGCTTCCCAGCCGGCGAACGTGCACGTCAACACGCTAACGGTTCGCCCGGTGGGGCAGGACTACCCGTGA
- a CDS encoding sulfatase yields MSRTLSSPVRLAAGFVAAAFVLVGPRAGAVSAGEADAAADEPYDVLFLISDDLTAGALSCYGNSVCQTPNIDALAAEGTRFTRAYCQATYCGPSRASLLSGYYPHATGVFGYVSPRPQIVDRQTWPEFFKERGYHSTRVSKIFHMGVPGGVELREGVTDPRAYDEADDARSWTERYNSPGPEWRAAGDGETLEGNPDGTRPVVGGNTFVVVEADAGDEAHSDGMTAAKAVELISRPRDEPLWLGVGFVRPHVPFVAPRPYFEPFLPYEKLALPERLEHDWDDIPKSGINYKTSVNMQMDLRKQRKALGGYYASVAFMDAQVGKVMRALEESGRRDRTIVIFTSDHGYHLGEHDFWAKVSLHEESARVPLIVSVPGKAPAVCDGFVELLDLFPTTLSLCGFEPPARLQGEDISPLLDDPAAAVRERAFCVAPNRRGFLLRDDRYAFIQYNEEASGGIELFDMHADPQQFHNLADRPAFAETVARYQGLLADKLAAVRDHDLAD; encoded by the coding sequence ATGTCTCGTACTCTCTCGTCCCCCGTCCGACTGGCGGCGGGGTTCGTCGCCGCGGCGTTCGTGCTGGTCGGGCCGAGGGCCGGGGCGGTTAGCGCCGGCGAGGCGGACGCGGCGGCGGACGAACCGTACGACGTGCTGTTCCTCATCTCGGACGACCTCACCGCCGGGGCGCTGTCCTGCTACGGCAACTCGGTCTGTCAAACGCCGAACATCGACGCCCTCGCCGCGGAGGGGACGCGGTTCACCCGAGCCTACTGCCAGGCGACCTATTGCGGGCCGTCGCGGGCGTCGCTGCTCAGCGGGTATTACCCGCACGCCACCGGGGTGTTCGGCTACGTCAGCCCGCGGCCGCAGATCGTCGACCGGCAGACGTGGCCGGAGTTCTTCAAGGAACGCGGCTATCATTCGACCCGCGTCAGCAAGATTTTTCACATGGGCGTTCCCGGCGGCGTCGAGCTGCGGGAGGGGGTGACGGACCCGCGGGCTTACGACGAGGCGGACGATGCCCGAAGCTGGACCGAACGCTACAACAGCCCCGGCCCCGAATGGCGGGCGGCCGGCGACGGGGAAACGCTGGAGGGCAACCCGGACGGCACAAGGCCCGTGGTGGGCGGGAACACGTTCGTGGTCGTCGAGGCGGACGCCGGCGACGAGGCCCACTCCGACGGCATGACGGCCGCCAAGGCCGTTGAATTGATCTCGCGGCCGCGGGACGAACCGCTGTGGCTGGGCGTGGGGTTCGTACGGCCGCACGTGCCGTTCGTCGCCCCCCGGCCGTACTTCGAACCGTTCCTGCCCTACGAAAAACTCGCCCTGCCGGAGCGGCTGGAGCACGATTGGGACGATATCCCCAAGTCCGGCATCAACTATAAGACGAGCGTCAACATGCAGATGGACCTCCGCAAGCAGCGGAAGGCCCTCGGCGGGTACTACGCCTCCGTCGCCTTCATGGACGCCCAGGTCGGCAAAGTGATGCGGGCCCTGGAAGAATCCGGCCGGCGGGACCGCACGATCGTGATCTTCACCAGCGACCACGGCTATCACCTCGGCGAGCACGACTTCTGGGCGAAGGTCAGTCTGCATGAGGAGTCGGCCCGGGTGCCGCTGATCGTCAGCGTGCCCGGCAAGGCCCCGGCGGTCTGCGACGGGTTTGTGGAGCTGCTCGATTTATTCCCGACCACGCTGAGCCTGTGCGGGTTCGAGCCGCCGGCCCGGTTGCAGGGCGAGGACATTTCCCCGCTGCTGGACGACCCGGCCGCCGCAGTCCGGGAGCGGGCCTTCTGCGTGGCGCCGAACCGCCGGGGGTTCCTGCTCCGCGACGACCGATATGCGTTCATTCAATACAACGAGGAAGCCTCCGGCGGGATCGAACTGTTCGATATGCACGCGGACCCGCAGCAGTTTCATAACCTCGCCGACCGCCCCGCGTTCGCGGAGACGGTCGCCCGTTATCAGGGGCTGCTCGCCGACAAACTGGCCGCCGTCCGCGACCACGATCTCGCCGACTGA
- a CDS encoding bifunctional type I 3-dehydroquinate dehydratase/shikimate dehydrogenase: MLCIAVTPTSRTLAKVDLLNAARRADLVELCLDHLTKDPDVGDLLAACPKPVIVSCRSRQHGGQYDGGETHRLGLLRQAIIAGPAYVELDVDAAEALPRFGQTKRLVAFHSPHKPLKKIEATVQRAVQEFHADAVKFTWPTPHLSMAWPLIYAVSQKLSVPVVGQGIGAGGLTFSLLARRFGSPWIYAALEKGMEDVPGQPTVEELDAVYDARSIDRNTRFVAFAGFPTEHGGGGPGDDADAGQTAVCARWNAAARAAGAPHRALPLEAGRFDHLGDMLRILKVRAAALGPALSAEAAVGWSRFVSPPSAGGTSGGAVPTVALQDDDGWRGRSLSRAAVADALAACFDGSLERRQVALLGAGTGAAGMIQALRDRGANVAIADPDDDAAATLARSLDARAVPWRAIYMTHLDALVRGESAAAGAGPAPLGEGPKAFAKSGFEPRLRVADATAVWGETDFLAAARRHGCTIVEPSEVRSAVLARLFETVAEANWPEGE, translated from the coding sequence GTGCTCTGCATCGCCGTCACGCCGACCAGCCGGACGCTGGCGAAGGTCGATCTGCTCAACGCCGCCCGGCGGGCGGACCTGGTGGAGCTGTGTCTGGATCACCTCACGAAGGACCCGGACGTGGGCGATCTGCTCGCGGCCTGTCCGAAGCCGGTGATCGTCTCCTGCCGCAGCCGGCAGCACGGCGGGCAGTACGACGGGGGGGAGACGCACCGGCTGGGGCTGCTCCGGCAGGCGATCATCGCCGGGCCGGCCTACGTGGAGCTGGACGTGGACGCCGCCGAGGCCCTGCCGCGGTTCGGCCAGACCAAACGGCTGGTCGCCTTCCATAGCCCCCACAAGCCGCTGAAGAAGATCGAGGCGACGGTGCAGCGGGCCGTCCAAGAGTTCCACGCCGACGCGGTGAAGTTCACCTGGCCGACGCCGCACCTGTCGATGGCCTGGCCGCTGATCTACGCGGTCTCGCAAAAGCTGTCCGTGCCGGTGGTCGGTCAGGGGATCGGGGCGGGCGGGCTGACGTTCAGCCTTCTCGCCCGCCGGTTCGGCTCCCCGTGGATCTACGCGGCGCTGGAAAAGGGCATGGAGGACGTGCCCGGCCAGCCCACGGTGGAGGAGTTGGACGCGGTCTACGACGCCCGGTCGATCGATCGGAACACGCGGTTCGTGGCCTTCGCCGGCTTCCCGACGGAGCACGGGGGGGGCGGACCGGGCGACGACGCGGACGCCGGTCAGACGGCGGTCTGCGCCCGCTGGAACGCCGCGGCCCGGGCCGCCGGGGCGCCGCACCGGGCGCTGCCGCTGGAGGCGGGGCGGTTCGACCATCTGGGCGACATGCTGCGCATTTTGAAGGTTCGGGCGGCGGCGCTGGGCCCGGCGCTCTCCGCGGAGGCGGCCGTCGGGTGGTCGCGGTTCGTCTCGCCCCCGTCGGCGGGCGGCACGTCAGGCGGCGCCGTGCCGACGGTGGCGCTGCAGGACGACGACGGCTGGCGGGGTCGGTCGCTCTCCCGGGCCGCGGTGGCGGACGCGCTGGCGGCCTGCTTCGACGGCAGCCTGGAGCGCCGTCAGGTCGCCCTGCTGGGCGCCGGGACCGGGGCGGCGGGGATGATCCAGGCGCTGCGGGACCGGGGGGCGAACGTGGCGATCGCGGACCCGGACGACGACGCCGCCGCGACGCTGGCCCGCTCGCTGGACGCCCGGGCGGTGCCGTGGCGGGCGATCTACATGACGCACCTCGACGCCCTGGTCCGCGGCGAATCCGCCGCGGCGGGGGCGGGTCCGGCGCCGCTCGGCGAGGGGCCGAAGGCGTTCGCGAAATCCGGGTTCGAGCCGCGGCTGCGCGTCGCCGACGCCACCGCGGTCTGGGGCGAGACGGACTTCCTCGCCGCCGCCCGCCGCCACGGCTGCACGATCGTGGAGCCGTCCGAGGTCCGCTCCGCCGTGCTGGCCCGGCTGTTCGAAACCGTGGCGGAGGCCAACTGGCCGGAGGGCGAGTAA
- a CDS encoding Fic family protein gives MNRDAFTADAPGELVSIRLPSRRPGGPWEEDWSFIPHPLPPDWEFPAQLWPLLAAAKERVGVLEGLSRLLPDPTVLLRPLVAREAVLSSKIEGTHVTPRELLLFELEGGPDDPDDAVEGESERRNARRETANLAGVLRVAAERGGRPLGLADLRGMHAALMAGVRGSDRHPGRFRTVQVSLGRDRKFIPPPPERLSDCLDAFGAYLTMSPRFQDPLVDAFLVHYQFEAIHPFEDGNGRIGRLLLALCFVQWGALTRPCLYLSPYFERFQQEYYDRLLAVSARGDWGGWIEYCLSGVVESADDTVRRCERLLAVRADFTRRVAAANGGARLVAVVDGLFESPFVRVAGLADRHGVHYNTALGDCRRLVDLGILEEVADLKPRTFRSPDLFHIAYDLTEPDGLVYTGT, from the coding sequence GTGAACCGCGACGCCTTCACAGCCGACGCCCCCGGGGAGTTGGTCTCGATCCGCCTGCCGTCGCGTCGGCCGGGCGGGCCGTGGGAGGAGGATTGGTCGTTCATCCCGCATCCTTTGCCGCCCGACTGGGAGTTTCCCGCCCAGCTCTGGCCACTGCTGGCCGCGGCGAAGGAGCGGGTGGGCGTGCTGGAGGGTCTCAGCCGGTTGTTGCCGGACCCGACGGTGTTGCTGCGGCCACTGGTCGCCCGGGAGGCGGTTCTCTCCTCAAAAATCGAGGGGACGCACGTGACCCCCCGGGAGTTGCTGCTGTTTGAACTGGAAGGGGGGCCGGACGACCCGGACGACGCGGTGGAGGGCGAGTCGGAGCGTCGCAACGCCCGCCGGGAGACGGCGAATCTGGCCGGGGTGCTGCGCGTCGCCGCGGAACGGGGGGGACGGCCGCTGGGGCTCGCCGACCTGCGCGGGATGCACGCGGCGTTGATGGCCGGCGTACGCGGTTCGGACCGACATCCCGGCCGGTTTCGCACGGTGCAGGTGTCGCTCGGCCGGGACCGCAAATTCATCCCTCCCCCGCCGGAACGGTTGTCGGACTGCCTCGACGCCTTCGGCGCCTACCTCACGATGTCCCCTCGCTTCCAAGACCCGCTGGTCGACGCGTTCCTGGTGCATTATCAGTTCGAGGCAATCCACCCGTTCGAAGACGGGAACGGCCGGATCGGCCGCTTGCTGCTGGCTCTCTGCTTCGTGCAATGGGGAGCCCTCACGCGACCGTGCCTTTATCTCAGTCCGTATTTCGAACGGTTTCAACAGGAATATTACGACCGATTGCTCGCCGTGAGCGCCCGCGGCGACTGGGGCGGCTGGATCGAATATTGCCTCAGCGGCGTCGTCGAGTCCGCGGACGACACCGTCCGCCGCTGCGAACGCTTGCTGGCGGTCCGGGCCGACTTCACCCGTCGCGTCGCCGCCGCCAACGGCGGGGCGCGACTGGTGGCGGTGGTGGACGGGCTCTTCGAAAGTCCGTTCGTACGGGTGGCCGGTTTGGCCGACCGACACGGCGTGCACTACAACACCGCCCTCGGCGACTGCCGCCGGCTGGTCGACTTGGGGATTCTCGAAGAGGTCGCCGACCTGAAGCCGCGGACGTTCCGCAGCCCGGACCTCTTTCACATCGCCTACGACCTGACGGAGCCGGACGGCCTCGTTTACACCGGCACGTAG
- a CDS encoding tRNA(His) guanylyltransferase Thg1 family protein codes for MTDRTALGDRMKDLERRETDRRLLPRLPILARVDGRGFSKFTRGMERPYDPRMSRCMRETARGLVERTAALAAYTQSDEISLLWLDETDISTAFFDGRVQKLASVLAGLATVSFNEQVAAVLPTFADRLPHFDARAWAVPTREDAADAFLWRERDATKNSVSMAARAFYSHEELHGRSGREMQDLLMGKGVNWNDFPPFFKRGVFLRRIETRRTYDADELDVLPPKHRARTDPGLEVVRHRVEAVDVPPFGKVTNRAGFLFSGEPPETAAA; via the coding sequence ATGACCGACCGCACCGCCCTCGGCGACCGCATGAAAGACCTGGAGCGGCGGGAGACCGACCGCCGCCTCCTGCCGCGGCTGCCGATCCTCGCCCGGGTGGACGGCCGCGGGTTCTCGAAATTCACGCGGGGCATGGAGCGGCCGTACGACCCGCGAATGTCGCGGTGCATGCGGGAGACTGCCCGCGGCCTCGTCGAGCGAACCGCCGCGTTGGCCGCCTACACGCAGTCCGACGAGATCAGCCTGCTGTGGCTCGACGAGACCGACATATCGACAGCGTTTTTCGACGGCCGCGTGCAAAAGCTCGCCTCCGTGCTCGCGGGGCTCGCCACGGTTTCATTTAACGAGCAGGTCGCTGCGGTCCTGCCGACGTTTGCGGACCGTCTCCCGCACTTCGACGCCCGAGCGTGGGCCGTCCCCACACGGGAGGACGCGGCGGACGCGTTTCTCTGGCGGGAGCGGGACGCGACGAAGAACAGCGTCAGCATGGCTGCCCGGGCGTTCTATTCGCACGAGGAACTGCACGGCCGCTCCGGCCGGGAGATGCAAGATTTACTCATGGGCAAGGGCGTCAATTGGAACGACTTCCCGCCGTTCTTTAAGCGGGGCGTTTTCCTCCGCCGCATCGAAACGCGCCGGACGTACGACGCCGACGAACTCGACGTCCTGCCTCCCAAGCACCGCGCCCGCACCGATCCCGGGCTGGAGGTCGTGCGGCATCGGGTGGAAGCCGTGGACGTGCCGCCGTTCGGCAAGGTGACGAACCGAGCGGGCTTTTTGTTCTCCGGCGAACCGCCCGAAACGGCGGCGGCGTAA
- a CDS encoding AAA family ATPase: MQAIVLIGIPGSGKSTYCREVLWETHLRLSRDQLKTRRRLAGLLAAAIDTQTPFAHDATNVTRAEREPTIAAAKRAGYEVVGLFFESKIEPCLARNAARAGRARVPDAGVRGRRNELELPTLAEGFDALRFVRIEGGRFVESPWRAEPGERGAAGGVGRGP; this comes from the coding sequence ATGCAGGCGATCGTTTTGATTGGGATCCCCGGCTCCGGCAAGTCGACGTATTGTCGGGAGGTTCTGTGGGAGACGCACCTCCGGTTGAGCCGCGATCAATTGAAGACGCGGCGCCGGCTGGCGGGGCTGCTGGCGGCGGCGATCGACACGCAGACCCCCTTCGCGCACGACGCGACCAACGTCACACGGGCCGAGCGCGAACCGACGATCGCGGCCGCCAAAAGGGCCGGGTACGAGGTCGTCGGATTGTTCTTCGAGTCGAAGATCGAACCCTGCCTGGCCCGTAACGCGGCACGCGCCGGCCGGGCGCGGGTGCCGGACGCCGGCGTCCGCGGCCGCCGGAACGAACTGGAACTGCCCACGCTGGCCGAGGGGTTCGACGCGCTGCGGTTCGTGCGGATCGAGGGCGGCCGGTTCGTCGAATCGCCGTGGCGGGCGGAACCCGGCGAACGGGGGGCGGCGGGCGGTGTCGGACGGGGACCATGA